aaaacaaagaactaaaagacacaggaccatacgactcactctgagttaaaagccagagaataaaagaaaaaaaaaaagtggaatgaGATGAACTCCCAACAACCCAAATCCCTACATGTAATGTTAACATAGTTGGAATATGGTGAGACAAGAGTATCCAGGACATCCCTGGTGGTGACCACACCATACCACAAGATGTCCCAGCCTGCCGGTGGAAAAATGGCTATTTTTAACACGCGTTTGCAATGAAAGTGACTTGGAATTAGTAGCTTACAACCTTCACCTTGTCATGATCTTCAAGTGCCATTTGTAGACTAGCGACGGAAGCTAAATGCACACTCCAGCTTTAAGACGGCCTAAACATCCCTCACACGAATGAAATGTACTCATGTACCCATGAAACGTGTCGGTACTTGCCACTAGAAGGTGTTTCTCCAAGCCGAGTCTGCATCATCTACACTGCTTGCCTGTTGTAATTCCAGTAACGATTTTATacggtacatgtatgctgtaacATTCACCTATGTCatcatgtatttataaattaatatccACTTTGAGTGAATGAGATGGGAATAATTTGCCTATTTTGGCggtaaataaaaaattcaataaTAGCTGAATTGCGAATTTGCAGGGATCCAATGTACTGCAGGTCAGAAGTGTAATTACACCTTCTCGACGGAGGGGGCAGTAATGCTAAATTTCAAAAGACTGGctcgttatttttatttattttagaagTCAACCGGGGGTAAGTCGTTTTTTATCGAGGAAACAGTCACTGGTAGCTGTTATCGGGCAATATTTAGAGCAGAATAATTTAAACGTGGGAATTATTGAGAACTATTGTATGTAAATGTTGTCGTTTCTTAAATGTCCCACAAGATGGCGCCATATCCTCATACTTTACAGTGAGATccccatttcatttcattcgtCAGCAAAACAATAGTAGTGGAGGATGACAAAGATTTTACTCCACGTTATTTGGACCCACGCAGATCCACTGCGGCGAGAAACAACAATGCTCCCAGTGTGGCAAAACATTTAGCACCAAGTCAACCTAAAAAGAGAAACCTGTCGTCTGCCTGGTCTGCGGTGAAAGGTTCGGTCTGAAGATTCCATGTTGGAGACAAGACATTTTCCATCTGCAACGCTCGTTTGTTGCCGATCAGGTTTGTGTAAACGCACGAAAAACGCAGTGTGAAGCTAAATAGCAGAGTATGGATCAGTAAATGAAGTAGTGCTAAATTGTAATGTTTATGGGCAAAAGcacattattttgattttgcAATGTTATTACAATAAAAGGCAGACTTTTTCAGTTTTGGATACATTTATTCTCCTGTTTTACACGGTTATTTTTACAGAGAGAAACAAAGAGACTCACTGCTAGCTGATCTTTTGACACCACGACTATAACTCAATAGTTCGACAAACATGTCACATGTTTAAGCAGGATTGGAAAATGTGTAAATAGGCAGCAGTTACATATTTGGAGAGGAGTTTAATGTCGGTCGGAACTTAATGAGCGCCAAAGTGTACACGGAACACACGACGGATATATAAAAcacatgaaatgaaaccataatAAAAGAGAACAACTCCCGCTTTTATTCATGTGGTTGTCTTGTAAactggaaggggcgttgcaaatgAGGGAGAGCCACCATAGAAGCAGATCCTTCAGATGGGATATTTAAAGGGATAAAAGTCCTTCCACGATGTAGCGAGGCAAAACTACAAATTATTTTCGCCTCACGCGCATCACGACCGCAAATAACCGACTAcaagctgctacttttttccaCATGCTAGGAACCCTGTGGCTTAAACAATCATGTGGCTAAATGGTTAAATGAACTCCAGTCTAGGTTCAGAAAATGGAATTGGACAAATAAAGCGGCCATGTTCTGATCTGACAAGTCTTAAGTAAATTTGATGAGGCGTAGTTAATCCAGTTTCTGCTTCCATGGCAGATGTTGAAATCCGGTGGACAAAAAATGCCGGGGGACAGCAAGTGTAGgtgggattgcaaggtttatagcgtgtctttctgtgtaaatgtcccatgttaaaatgtgacaaatgcAGCCTATACGTATACTGTACGTAGAAATCAGTTTTTCTCTTGAAACTTCAATAGTCTGGAATGAAAGTGCGTCATAATAAAGCATCCTAAAACGAGGATCACCTGTATTTCAAAAGAATAGAATAATcacagtagtagtagcagttcTGAGAGATGAAAAACACGGGAGACAAGGCAGGATTGATCACATATTAGCGCATGTGGAAGGTTCTTTGCAGAGCTTAGTGTAAACGTTTGATCACACCGTACAACTGATGCCTTTCTCGCGAGCGTGCGTCCTCACGTGTCTCACCAGCGCCGACCTGACATTAAAACGCGTGCTGCACACCGAACAGGAaaagggtttctctcccgtgtgagTTCGCGTGTGTGACATCAAATGACCTTTCTGAGAGAATCTCCTACCGCAGACCGAGCAGTCAAAGAGCTTCTCTCCCGAGTGTGTCCTGGCGTGTCTTTTCAGATTGCCTTTCTGAGAGAATCTTTCGCCGCAAACTGAGCAGCTgtaaggtttttctcccgtgtgcgttctcatgtgaaTCGCCAACGCTGAAGGCACACTAAAACTTGTCTTGCACACCGTGCAGGAAAACGGTTTATCTGCGATGTGGTTCCTCATGTGACTGGTTAGATGTTCCTTGAGTTTGAATCTTTTGCCGCAAAATGAGCAGCTGAATCGTTTTTCTCTCGTGTGGATCCTCATGTGTCCTCTCAGATATTTCTTGCAGCTAAACGTTTTCTCGCATTCGGAGCATTTGAAGAGCGTGCTGTCGGTGTGAAACGTCTTATCAGCCTTTGAGTGCTCCTCATCCGTGTCAGGAGAATGCGACGTTGCGTCGTCACTGTCGGATAGCGGAGCCAAGAGGCGGGCTTCTTGCGAACCTCCACAATGGACTCcatcagcttcttcttcttcatcttcactcttcacaggGACACGAATGACTGGGAACCCTTCCAGCCCTTTAAGATGCTCTCCATCCAGACTGATGCtgtgctcctcctcttcctccttaatGTGGGCGGGCTGTGGCTCCCCTTGCTCCACCCTGGACCTCCACTCCTGCTGCTGGGGAGGAAGATC
The Doryrhamphus excisus isolate RoL2022-K1 chromosome 12, RoL_Dexc_1.0, whole genome shotgun sequence genome window above contains:
- the LOC131139192 gene encoding gastrula zinc finger protein XlCGF7.1-like — encoded protein: MCERPEAEYEDRLSGTKENEHQVVLHRADFSGEDLPPQQQEWRSRVEQGEPQPAHIKEEEEEHSISLDGEHLKGLEGFPVIRVPVKSEDEEEEADGVHCGGSQEARLLAPLSDSDDATSHSPDTDEEHSKADKTFHTDSTLFKCSECEKTFSCKKYLRGHMRIHTREKRFSCSFCGKRFKLKEHLTSHMRNHIADKPFSCTVCKTSFSVPSALAIHMRTHTGEKPYSCSVCGERFSQKGNLKRHARTHSGEKLFDCSVCGRRFSQKGHLMSHTRTHTGEKPFSCSVCSTRFNVRSALVRHVRTHAREKGISCTV